A stretch of the Erpetoichthys calabaricus chromosome 3, fErpCal1.3, whole genome shotgun sequence genome encodes the following:
- the znf740b gene encoding zinc finger protein 740b isoform X1: MAHLPGSAVRDHMKWAGLLGCEAVLSSMALMQASSIASQKRTSQGSESTGGQKDSNERNQNQMLLSTGLTCPPLVIRKEGEFHTSRLLDEKLPRDHEDQQTKKKNRKSGTPIKGRRNPEPVPAASGTRREPTLDETPVHHGVAMVDENNDCPLKVQKNFICDHCYGAFRSSYHLKRHILTHTGEKPFACDVCEMRFIQRYHLERHKRVHSGEKPYQCDRCQQNFSRTDRLLRHRRMCQGGAMKTEAQSCCDGRSYSQDPPTPNSAWSPMSSTASSRLAV; the protein is encoded by the exons ATGGCGCATTTACCAGGCAGCGCAGTGAGGGATCACATGAAATGG GCTGGTTTGCTGGGATGTGAGGCAGTCCTATCCAGCATGGCCCTGATGCAGGCCAGCTCCATTGCCAGCCAAAAGAGAACATCCCAAGGAAGTGAGTCCACAGGGGGCCAAAAAGATTCAAATGAGCGAAATCAAAACCAAATGCTCCTATCAACTGGGCTGACATGCCCTCCACTG GTTATCCGGAAGGAGGGCGAGTTTCACACATCACGCTTGTTAGATGAGAAGCTACCCCGAGATCATGAAGACcaacaaactaaaaagaaaaacagaaaatctgggACACCTATAAAA ggtcgCAGGAATCCAGAGCCTGTACCTGCCGCATCAGGCACAAGGCGGGAGCCGACCTTGGACGAaacaccagtccatcatggg gtggCTATGGTTGATGAAAACAATGACTGCCCACTGAAAGTGCAGAAGAACTTCATCTGTGATCATTGCTATGGGGCATTCCGGAGCAGCTATCACCTCAAGAGGCACATCCTTACTCACACAG GTGAAAAACCATTTGCTTGCGATGTCTGTGAGATGCGTTTTATCCAGCGCTATCATCTGGAACGCCACAAACGGGTCCACAGTGGAGAGAAGCCTTACCAGTGTGATCGATGCCAGCAG AACTTCTCTCGAACTGACCGACTCTTGAGACATCGACGGATGTGCCAAGGTGGTGCCATGAAAACAGAGGCACAGTCCTGCTGCGACGGCCGAAGTTATTCTCAGGATCCTCCCACTCCCAATTCAGCGTGGAGCCCCATGTCATCCACTGCCTCAAGCAGACTAGCTGTGTGA
- the znf740b gene encoding zinc finger protein 740b isoform X2 has translation MAHLPGSAVRDHMKWAGLLGCEAVLSSMALMQASSIASQKRTSQGSESTGGQKDSNERNQNQMLLSTGLTCPPLVIRKEGEFHTSRLLDEKLPRDHEDQQTKKKNRKSGTPIKVAMVDENNDCPLKVQKNFICDHCYGAFRSSYHLKRHILTHTGEKPFACDVCEMRFIQRYHLERHKRVHSGEKPYQCDRCQQNFSRTDRLLRHRRMCQGGAMKTEAQSCCDGRSYSQDPPTPNSAWSPMSSTASSRLAV, from the exons ATGGCGCATTTACCAGGCAGCGCAGTGAGGGATCACATGAAATGG GCTGGTTTGCTGGGATGTGAGGCAGTCCTATCCAGCATGGCCCTGATGCAGGCCAGCTCCATTGCCAGCCAAAAGAGAACATCCCAAGGAAGTGAGTCCACAGGGGGCCAAAAAGATTCAAATGAGCGAAATCAAAACCAAATGCTCCTATCAACTGGGCTGACATGCCCTCCACTG GTTATCCGGAAGGAGGGCGAGTTTCACACATCACGCTTGTTAGATGAGAAGCTACCCCGAGATCATGAAGACcaacaaactaaaaagaaaaacagaaaatctgggACACCTATAAAA gtggCTATGGTTGATGAAAACAATGACTGCCCACTGAAAGTGCAGAAGAACTTCATCTGTGATCATTGCTATGGGGCATTCCGGAGCAGCTATCACCTCAAGAGGCACATCCTTACTCACACAG GTGAAAAACCATTTGCTTGCGATGTCTGTGAGATGCGTTTTATCCAGCGCTATCATCTGGAACGCCACAAACGGGTCCACAGTGGAGAGAAGCCTTACCAGTGTGATCGATGCCAGCAG AACTTCTCTCGAACTGACCGACTCTTGAGACATCGACGGATGTGCCAAGGTGGTGCCATGAAAACAGAGGCACAGTCCTGCTGCGACGGCCGAAGTTATTCTCAGGATCCTCCCACTCCCAATTCAGCGTGGAGCCCCATGTCATCCACTGCCTCAAGCAGACTAGCTGTGTGA